The following DNA comes from Deltaproteobacteria bacterium.
CTCACCGCTCTGCCCTGGGCCCTTGTCGTTCACGGCCGGGAACCTGACTTCTGGCGCTACTTCTTCTGGGTCGAGCACATCCAGAGATATCTGTCCGACGAGGCCCAGCACCCGCAGCCGCTCTGGTTCTTCCTGCCCGTGCTCCTGGCCGGGGCCCTGCCCTGGACGCTCCTCTTCCCTGCCGCGGCCAAGGGTATTGCCCGCGAACACCTCAAACTGCCTTTGATTCGCTACGCCGTCTGCTGGGCCCTGTTTCCGTTCCTGTTTTTTTCGGCCTCCAGCGGTAAGCTCGGCACCTATATCCTGCCCTGCTTCCCCCCTCTGGCCCTGCTCATGGCCTTTGGCCTGGTACGGGTCTGGGAATCCCGTAATAAATTGATCCAGGGAGCGGCCGTTTTTATGATGGTCTTTCTCGGTCTTGGCTTATTGGTTGTCTGGGGGGTGCACCTCTTCGGGCCTGACGCGATCCGGCCCTATACCGGGCCCGAGGCCTGGAAGAATCTTCTGGCCGGGGCCGCCATTCTGTCATGGCTGGGCATCCTGGCCTGGATCGTCAGGAAACGAATACCGGCCCGGACCGTCCAGGCCTTTGCCCTGGCTCCAATCCCGGCCATGATCATGGTCCCTTTCCTTTTTCCGACCCAGCTGGTCGGCGAGATCAAGGCCCCGGGTGCATTCCTGGAGAAAAACGCCCACTTGGTTCGACCCGAGGCCGTGGTTTTTTCCGACGACCATGTCTTCCGGGCCGTGGCCTGGTACTATCGCCGCCCAGACGTGAACATCCTCCTCGGAGCCGGGGAAATCTCCTACGGCATCAATACCCCAGAGGGCCAGGGTCGCAAGTTCGGGCTCGACGAATTCTCGCGGCTGGTCACAGATCCAAACCGATCCGTGCCTGTGATTCTGGTCCAGAAGCGTAGCCGAAGGGAAAAATACATGGACCACTTGCCCACACCCTCCTTTGTCGACCAGAACCGGGGCTTCGTCTTTCAGCTCTTCGACCCGCCGGGACCTTCGGCCGCAGAGCCATGACCATTCTCCAGCGCTACCTGCTTCGCCAGAATCTGACCTATTTCCTCCTCATTTTTGGCTTGTCCCTTGGGATTTATCTCCTGGTGGATGTCTTCGACCGCCTGGAAAAATTCCTGAACCAAGGCGTCCCGGCAGGAACCATCGTCTGGTACTTCGTCCTGAAGCTCCCCCTCATCGTCACCCAGCTTCTGCCCATAGTCTTTCTGCTCTCCATCCTCATCCAACTGGGCCTCATGTCCAGGACCCGGGAACTGATCGCCCTGGAGTCCTCGGCCCTGTCCATGGGATCCGTGATCCGCTTCTTTCTGGTCTGGGCCTTGATCTGGACCGGGATTCACCTGTTCTTCTCCCAATACCTGGGCTATGCCAGCGACCGCGAATCGACCCGCATCTGGGACTCGGAGGTCCGAAACCGGCAGGTCGAAAACCGGACCCTCTTTGACGTCTGGTTCAAGGAAAACCGGCACATGATTCATCTGGAGGAAGTGACCCCTTCGACCAGAACCGGCCGGGGGCTGACAGTCTTTGAAACCGCCGCGGACTACGGTGACTTGCGGAAAATCGTCTCGGCGGAAGCGTTTTCAGCCGAAAAAGATTCGGGTCCCTGGCATCTGGAGGGTGTGACCGTGGTCGATCCCCTGGATTTCTCCACCCGGACCGTCCAGGCCGAGGATCTAAACCTGGCCACCGATCCGGCCACCTTTCTGGTTGTCGACCCCAAAACCGATCCCGAAGGTCTGTCCATCTGGCAATTGGGGCGGGTCATCGAGGAACTGGAGCGCTCGGGCTCCGGCGTGGCCAGACTGCGGACCGTCTGGCATATGAAACTGGCCTACACGTTTTCCACGATCTGCCTGACACTGGTCGGCCTGGCCCTGGCCCTATCCAGCCGAAACGTCTATCTTTTATTCTTACTGGGCATGCTTTCAGTCTTCATC
Coding sequences within:
- a CDS encoding phospholipid carrier-dependent glycosyltransferase, with product MNQDLSTSLWPKRSGLILVLAFVLVYILPLGVRPIVIPDETRYAMIPWEMIQSGDWAVPRLIGLSYFEKPVLGYWLNAASMLVLGETPMAIRLSSALAAGLAALVIHLLARRFFRDRSTALLAPAIFLTMGWVYAIGTFSVLDSPLTGFLTVACALFFLAAQTPPGLKRQIFLALFGVVCGLAFMTKGFTAFAVPVVTIVPYMLWEKRWKELFTLCWTPMLFAFLTALPWALVVHGREPDFWRYFFWVEHIQRYLSDEAQHPQPLWFFLPVLLAGALPWTLLFPAAAKGIAREHLKLPLIRYAVCWALFPFLFFSASSGKLGTYILPCFPPLALLMAFGLVRVWESRNKLIQGAAVFMMVFLGLGLLVVWGVHLFGPDAIRPYTGPEAWKNLLAGAAILSWLGILAWIVRKRIPARTVQAFALAPIPAMIMVPFLFPTQLVGEIKAPGAFLEKNAHLVRPEAVVFSDDHVFRAVAWYYRRPDVNILLGAGEISYGINTPEGQGRKFGLDEFSRLVTDPNRSVPVILVQKRSRREKYMDHLPTPSFVDQNRGFVFQLFDPPGPSAAEP
- a CDS encoding LptF/LptG family permease — encoded protein: MTILQRYLLRQNLTYFLLIFGLSLGIYLLVDVFDRLEKFLNQGVPAGTIVWYFVLKLPLIVTQLLPIVFLLSILIQLGLMSRTRELIALESSALSMGSVIRFFLVWALIWTGIHLFFSQYLGYASDRESTRIWDSEVRNRQVENRTLFDVWFKENRHMIHLEEVTPSTRTGRGLTVFETAADYGDLRKIVSAEAFSAEKDSGPWHLEGVTVVDPLDFSTRTVQAEDLNLATDPATFLVVDPKTDPEGLSIWQLGRVIEELERSGSGVARLRTVWHMKLAYTFSTICLTLVGLALALSSRNVYLLFLLGMLSVFI